TTCTATGATACTggaaaataaatgtaatatcTGAAACACTATCTTCTACATATATTTGAAAGAAATTAATCCAACTTTCAAAAGCATACAACACGATAAATTCTTTACCAAGTGTCCAAAAGAAATGGACAAATAGTAATGTTTCCCGATTCGAATAGGTTTGTTTGCTCATAATTGACAAGGttagtggagtagtaattatCATTTGATCGTAGCCACCTAATTACAGGTGAATTAAGTCTATGTAAATAAGCAACAATATAAAATGGCAATATCTTTAGGTAAGAATAGTTCATAAATATACTGAAAAAGGCACACAATATTTAAAGATTCTTAATGTGATAACAACTAAACATACTAGCTCACACTTCTTAGGATATTAATAGATCAAACAAATACCTAATACAATAAACTACAAACGTCTACCTGGTTGCATAATACTCCATCtaataattatcattattttaagTTAGGCTTATATGAACACTCTTGATCTCCTCCTCCATACAGAACTCGAAAATCATGGCAAGAAATCAAATCTTGGAAGCCTTGATTGTCTTCAAGATATCCTGGGAATAGCTTTGCAAACTAGTGGTTGCTTCATTTCCATGGACAATTTCAGACATTCCGATAAATCCACTCCACCACTAGGACAAGCAGTCCACTTGAACTTATGAAGCAAGTGGGCTAGCCAGAGTTGGACCGTGGCAAGGCCCATTGACTTACCGGGGCACACCCTCCTCCCGGACCGAATGGTGCAAGCCTGAGATCGGATCCCATGATGGCAACGTCATCCTCCAGAACCTCTCAGGCCTAAACCCTTTTCGGGCTCAGGCCATACTCCCGTCGTGAGTGATGGCCCACATGTTGACCATGGCGGTCGTGCCTGCGGGCACAAAGTGGGGGCCACTTGGGTGTCGTGGATGGGGCGGGCCCATGAGAGGAGGGGGCCCGGGGTGCAACCTAAGGGTCTCCTTCACTATGGCTTGGATGTAAGGTAGGTTTGGGAGGTCGGAATCAGCCACCGTTGTGTTGAGCCCAATTGCATTGTCTATCTCATTTTGTGCCTTGGCTTGAATTTCAGGATGAAGAATCATTCTTGCAAGAATCCATTCTAATAGGATTGCCACAGTATCAGTCCCTCTAAAGATCATTTCCTGAGgataaaaacatatatatcCCATGTAAATATAGGAAAACAACATTTGACACAAGAAATTAGaccaaaagagaaaaataaagatcaaTGTTGCCATCACCAGGCACAAACAAACATCCTAAAGTTATACTATATGCAGATTCGATTATGCATATCCacaaagatagaaaaaaacaagcataataatatatactcattataccttttcaaataaaatcatccaaaacaaatcttaataaaaaaagtaaaaaaattattgctTGTGTCACACTTTTTTCTGGTATAACAAACACATATCATACATGTGTTAAACGATTATTCGTTTAATACTATTAACAAAGTATGAGACGAAACATTATTCTTAAAACAATAACGTCCTAAAATATTCTTTGATAGGTGGCATTATTCTTGTGGTTAAAATTATACAAGTTCACCACACATCCATCATGAAACTGAAATAAACCATGAAAGTAGGCACATGCAAGAAGCCATTCAAATTAGGTAACGCATGCATTAATCATTCAATTCTTTCgtactaattaaaaataattactcaaatatgaaaaaaattaaattttaaaaaataattacccAAAGAACTGCAATCATGTCCGAATCAGATAGTTTGGTCTCCTTCTCCAAATCAAGcaaaacatcaacaaaatcatcatcatcatcatcaccccCAAATCCCACTTGATTAGCCCTTTAACCCTATGCTTCTCCACAATTTTTCCGACAAAAACATTAACCTTTTCGACCAACCGAAAACTCCTCTTTCTGATCCTCTGCCAATCAAAAAGCCCCACGTATGCAAAATGATcactccaattaaacacactAAGCAACTCATACCCTTCCCTAACCAAACCCTCCAACTCCAACCCTTCCCCATTCTCTCCAAAATCATACCTTTTCCCAAACACACTCATCATCACATTATTCAAAGAAGCCAAGTGCAAAACCCTCCTCACTCTCAcctccccctctctctccatctccgccgccgcctcagCCGCCACCCAGCCTGCTAACTCCCCCTCACGCGCCCGAGGCGGGCCACCCGCCTCGGGCCAAAGAGGTGCGCTGCGGAGATCCTCCGCAGAGCTCCTCCAGTAGTCCCCGTAGGGGCGAACCCCATGGCCCGGTCGAACATGAGCAGCCGGGCCGACTCCTTGACAGGCCGGTCCGCGAAGGCCGAGCTGCAGAGGATCTGCTTGGCGGTGTCGCGGTCGCTGGAGATGACGAAGCGCGTGAGGCCGACGGAGAAGGCCATCAGGGGTTTGGATTTGAAGGTGTTGGAGAGGCGGGCGAGGGCGCGGTGGGTGAGGGGTGGGTGAAGGAGAGGGCGAGGCCGAGGAGGGAGGCCCGATGGGCCGGGAATGGAGGAGGTGGGCCGGGATTGGGCCCGGTATAGGGCCCATGCGAGGCCGCCTGGGGTGAGCCAGAGGCCGAAGACGGCGgcgaagaggaggaagaagagggagAGTGTTGTTGATGGAGTGAAGAGGAAAGTGTAGTCTAGCCacattttttgggttttgatGTGTGAGAAAAGAGAGGGGGAAATGTAAAGAGGGAAGAGTGTGATGCAACGATATTTATACAAGTTGGGTTGGGGTTAATGCTTGCttaatttatgttgtttatttttgcataaaaCCATGGTTAATTGGTTGGTTGTGTGGTCACATTTATTCCTTATTACATGCATGCTTCACCTATAATAATGATTTACTACTACAAATTTAGTTTGTGTTACGTCCACTACCACGTGTGTGACTATCATTGTATGTCTTGGTtgattttcagatttttatttttaatgtgtaagattttatttaattaaattgtgatcCGTGTACTTACTACAAGTTCAGAGCCATTTTACCTATCAATTCGAATCAAACtggaaaatttaaatatattttgacccctataaataaaatgagtatTGCTCTACAGTCTACTGAATAGAGTCAATATACTATGGACCTTATTGGGTTTGATTAAATAGGTGACTAATTTTGTACGGAGGCGGCGCGCAATACGGatttttcatttgatattttattttactaagtAATTGTATTTATTGTTATACTGGAATTATTCGAATGACACCATAAATAttgcaataatttaaatcaatagatattgtattatttatgaaaattaaagatagTTTTGaacctaaaaaattaaaattatagcataatttattgatattgaaaaatataaatatttctctTAATTCGTCTCACATAACAGTGCACTTTAAGTAGTTGCAtggattttaatgaaaacGACGTAGCATCAGTGGAGAATGTGTATCCTTTTTTTATCTCCTCCGTTATATAGTGGAGCGTTTAACTTTATAGCGGAGATTAAAAAAGGTaagaaataagagagaaaaaaatcttaaaaaagagtaaagtgaGTGAGgagaaatgtgttgatttttagtACTATAAGAGAGATGACCCTCTATATGGAAcgtcaaaaatgaaaaatgactcaTACTATAGAGCGGAGGAAGTAGTAAGGTGATTCGTATGACATATTTTGTGAAGTTGTGAATAAgtggaaaaattataaataaaagatggagaaaatatgaataaaagatgagaaaattatgtctaaaaataattaggcaTTAAGTGTGCACTAATTTGGAACACCTGAAAAATAGTGAAACGTGGACTATTATAATGTGGAAcaaatagaatattaaattcataatttgcACACGCAAGTAGCATTTAAATCATGCAAAATTGAAACGCCCAAAATGTGGCACCTAACTTTCATGTCATTCAGTGATTTCCACAATTCGCATGACAGGAAGTATTTGAATTCCCAAACAGTGTTGTACAGTTTTAATGGAAATAttgagtataataaaaataggaaaaaataactaaatattttaaatttctcatAAAGAAAACCACAATCAATTATTCATGAAGTTTTAGGCCTTTCTTACATATTGGGCTGGGTGATTGTTTGCATTTCTTGTTGGGCCTATCTTTCATATTGGGCTGGCTTGTTATGTCTAACTTCAAATTACTTATTGTTTtccaaaatattatactcctatctTCACTTATAAGGCCAGCCTGAATTGGGATCCACACAACTAGCAGCCTCACAAAAAAATTCcaagttaaaataataatttaaagaaattccAAATCACAAATTTGTGCTCAGTttgcaatttcaatttcattttcaaacttttatatatatgcaaaCTTTATGGTAACTTTTGCAATTGGTGCTAGGGGTGAGCAACATATGGtagtataacaaaaaaaagagccaaatcaaacaaaagaataaatgaatttcTTTACTTCTacattcaatttcaaatctttGATCTTGCACTCAAATAGAACTGAAAATTTTAGTTCtgttaaatttatattttcagaCTTCTTCACCgcattcattttattatgctATGAATTCAGTCACAATATGGAGTAACACACTAAAATTTAAGGTCAACATTACAACATGAGTGTAACTTTATGCCAgtcaaaatataacaaatgaaatggtCTCGAGAAAAGTATCATCGATGATTCAATGAATTATTAATGATAATGAATTAAcggaattattattttttcgtcGTCAACACGtacaattaaattgaaatagcCCAGTCATTAATGTATGTAAAAGTATAATGCATGTATCAAGCCAAACGTAGATTAATTGTAGATTTATATACTTTTTGGGTTCTCATAAATTCGAAAACAAATTATCTTTTGCATCAAATGAAgcactaaattaaatttaatcttttgagggaaaaatgtttattatttaaccAAGGGAAAAAGTTAGGTTGTTAAAACTAGAAAGCACAGGTAGTGTACTAGTGTTTATAGAAATTTACAGACTGGTTGATAAATCCACTCTGTGAAAAGGCTGGACTGCAccaccaattaaaattttcccaaaataaactaaaacgggagtaatatttattacatttacatattaatcaattttagtAAAGCGTGATATGGGATACTAAGGATTTACTTAAATTAAAGTCATTTGaatctagttttttaatttctaaaattttcttGCTATCATCCCTATatcataacaaaaatagatacaactttcatgaaaaaagagaatattttGTATACTCCATTAGAAAAGTATATGAAATTACTATTTCACAACGCCTATAAATTATAGCCGAGTGGTTATAAGATAAGAATTGACTTTGGACGACAATAAATTTCTATCAAGAAGATAGGAAGAAGAGATAGAAATGTGACCATTAGTAGAGTCAGGGTTTAAATTCAGTTATtattataagataaaaatattgttattattattttaaataatacattaattttattctccatACGTAAATTCAGTTTAAATTGTGTAAATcggatttaattaatatcagggtttaataatgtaaatcaGATTTTATCATGTATTACCAAGTTTTAATCGTTTAATTGTGTCGTGTCAACTTATTTATTGTATCGTGTACCGAtcgtatttaaatttaaaaataatagctGGAGTTCGGATTGAGAATTTCTTTAACAAGTCAAATACATCTTTATGGATTTTGGGGGAGTAATAATCAAGTAAATAgaggagaggaagagagagaatcTCCATTTGGTACACGGTTTCCGCCACCCAGAATTAGCTTACAAAATATACACACCCTTTCTTCGACTCTTCTACTGTTACTAATACTAACTCTGCATTTCAGAAACACTTATACACAaatcatcatcaacaaaaatgaaacCGGTGTTGCTCTCGGAAACCAAATCGGCCTCTGTTTTCGCGGCGATTTTGGTTTTCTGCATCTGCTTTACCTCCATTGGTGCGTTTATcactttttttccctttcttccatttttttgtttttatttacttttgttttcttccttTGGTTTTTGGCAATTATAGCTTTTAGTATGTGCTAATTTGGTTTGAAAGTTTTGATCTTtctgttgtttttgtttcggaaatttttgttcaaatgtagtaggagtactactattcTTTTGTAAGATCTTGGATAAAACAGTAGAACAATTTCATGTTGATATGTGAGAGGAATTGTTGTGATGAAAGATGGATTCTAGTGTTGTTTGTCTTCAATGTGATTAATCTTagctaaaaaaatttaagatcCTAATTAACTAAAGCATCATGTTTCATAGTAGTTGATATTGAAAGAATTGCTTTACACTTATAATTCATCAGCCCCCAATAATTTTGAATCTGCTttagtttgaaaaaaatagtacttccaaatatttgatgtTTATGATGTGTTTGTATTGAAGATTGTCATATGGTTTTTGCAGATGCTTATGATGCCCTTGATCCTAATGGGAACATAACTATCAAATGGGATGTTATACAGTGGACTGCAGATGGCTATGTTGTAAGTATATACAAaatgcattcataatatatatcATCTCCTAAGTTTCTTTTCTCTAGAATGATGTACAATTCTTGGATGATCTATTTCAGTATATAAAGATAAGGATCTGTCACACTATCCCCTATTATGCAGAATTATAAATGTTCAGACTACTTATCTTGTAAAATGTGGCTGCAGGCTGTTGTTAAAACCTACAACTTCCAGAAACGACACATTGAGCTGCCGGGTGGAAGTTGGGTTGGACAGGGGCCCAAAAAAGGGAAGTGATTTGGGAGGCGAGAGGAGCTCAAGCCACAGAGCAAGGCGATTGTTCAAGATTCAAGGAAACATTCCGCATAGTTGTTTAAAGACCCCTACCATCGTTGATCTGTTGCCCGGTACACCTTATAACCAACAGTCTGCAAACTGTTGCAAAGGTGGAGTTGTAAGTTCTTTGGGGCCAAGATCCAGCAAATTCGCCAGCTTTTTCCAGTTGCCCTTGGTCAAGCTGGCACCACAACAAAACTGTAAAGGTACCAGTGAATTTCACCCTCCTAGCACCGGGCCAGGTATACATGGGACCGGCTAAAATAGTGCAGCCAACCAGATTTTTGAGTCCAGATAAAAGGAGAACTACTCAAGCTCGAAGTAAGTGAAAAATTGAAGGTTCTTTACATGTTATGCATATATGCAttagtttcaactttcaagtgGTTAATTATGTTGTTTCTCTGTATATACACTTGTTTGCAGTGACAATGAACGTGACTTGCACATATTCGCAATTTCTGGCTCAGAAGACTCCAAGCTGTTGTGTCTCACTATCCTCGTTTTACAATCAATCGAAGGGGCGTCCAACTTGTTCTTGTGGCTGCCGGAGTCTAGCTCAACCAGGCAGCTGTGTGGGGTAAGGACTCACTTGTAATTCGTATATGTATCACTTTCATGTATTGTGTTTGAACACGCTCTGAACATTGTTTGTGTGATCTTGCAGATCGCGTTCTCCACACATAGCTTCAGCTCTTTCGAGATCAGACACGAGTAATCAAACTCTCCTGCAGTGTACCAACCACATGTGCCCTATCCGAGTCCATTGGCATGTCAAACTCAATTACAAACAGTATTGGGCTGAAGATTACAATCACCAATTTCAACTATGCAAGGAACTATACGCACTGGAATTCGTGTTCAACATCCAACTTCAACAATCTCACTCAGATATTCAGTTTCAACTACAACCTTTAACACCATATGGCTCCATAAGTAAGGCACTACATGTATATACACTCTTGACAAATGTTAAAAGAATACGTTTTTTGTTCTCAAAACACTCTATAATCCATATCTCTGCATTGGCACAGATGACACTGCCATGTTATGGGAGTTCAGTTCTAAATGATATGCTGATGCAAAACGGGCCTTCTGGGAATGCGAGTCGGAGCTTTTGTTCATGAAGGACAAGACAAGCTTCAGCTTCAACAAGGGTGGCTTTCCCCCGGAGGGTATACTTTAATGGTGACAACTGTGTTATGCCACCGCCAGATGCCTACCCATTTCTACCTAATGAGAGTGCTTCTGCAGCCCCTGCACGCCTGTCTAATAGCAGCTCTGCTGGTATCTTTAGTGAGTTTGTTTTTACATCATTGGTTGGTTTGAGTTGGGGGAAAACTAGAAGACAACTGCTAATATAACTGATTGTTGGTGATGGAATTTTTCTGTATAGTGAACCAAATAGGATGCATTCTTTTCTGTTTTGCTTTCCTGCTGATTGTATCTGTATaccaacacaaaaaatttaaatttatgatcACAAATGGAAATTCATTTCAGATTCATATTATgtccaagaaaatacttaccTAGAAGATCGAGATGGCAAAGGCCCTTTTCTATAGTTGCCAATGTGGTGGTTGTAGAAAAATCTACATCTTAGGATTCATCTTTCAACAATGCGGCACACTTCCTTTAAATTTGGAGTCCCTCCNNNNNNNNNNNNNNNNNNNNNNNNNNNNNNNNNNNNNNNNNNNNNNNNNNNNNNNNNNNNNNNNNNNNNNNNNNNNNNNNNNNNNNNNNNNNNNNNNNNNGCGCGGAGGAGCCAGGGATTTGGTCTCCTGGAGTGCTATGATTTCGGGATACGCTCACAGCGGATTGAATTCGGAGGCGATTGCTTTGTTTTTTGAGATGGTGGAGTTTGGGGAGCGGCCGAATCAGTTTTGCTTCTCCGCCGCGATTAGGGCTTGCTCGAATCGGGAGTGTGCGTGGATTGGGTTAGTGATTTTTGGATTTGTGGTGAAGAGTGGCTACTTTGAGTCCGATGTTTGCGTTGGTTGTGCTTTGATTGATTTGTTTGGGAAGGGATTTGGGGATTTGGAGTCTGCGAAGAAAGTGTTCGATGAAATGCCTGAGAGAAACTCTGTTTCTTGGACCTTGATGATCACGAGGTTTATGCAAATGGGTGATTCAATGGATGCGATTGAGTTGTTTTCGGATATGTTGATTGAGGGGTATATGCCAGATAGGTTTACGTTTAGTAGCGTTTTATCGGCTTGCTCGGAGGTGGGATCGTTGGACATTGGGCGACAGTTGCATAGCTGGGTAGTTAAAACAGGGCTGACTTCGGATGTCTGTGTTGGGTGTAGTTTGGTTGATATGTATGCGAAATCTACGGTTAATGGATCCATGGATGAGTCAAGAAAGGTTTTTGACAGAATGGCGGAGCATAATGTGATGTCGTGGACTGCCATTATCACGGGGTACGTGCAGAAAGGAGGGTGTGATGTTGAAGCAATTGAATTGTATTCTAGGATGATAACAGAGGGGAGAGTTAAACCGAATCACTTCACTTTTGCTAGTCTGTTGAAGGCGTGTGGGAATCTTTTCAATCCGAGGTTAGGCGAACAGATTCACGGTCAAGCCATTAAATCGAGCCTTGCAGAGGTTAATTGTGTTGGAAACTCTCTGATCAGCATGTATGCCAAGATGGATATGATGGAAGATGCAAGGAAAGCTTTTGAGTTCTTATTCGAAAAGAATTTGGTTTCGTTTAACGCATTAGCTGATGGTTACGCTAGAAATTTAGGCTCTGGGGAGGTGTTTAACCAAATTGGAGATGAAGGTGTTGGTGCTGATGCTTTCACATTTGCTAGTCTCTTGAGTGGTGCTGCGAGCATTGGGGCAGTCGGGAAAGGCGAGCAAATACACGCTCGTTTGGTTAAAGCAGGGTTCGCGACCAATTTATGCGTCTGCAATGCTCTGATCTCTATGTACACGAGGTGTGGCGACATAGAAGCTGGATTTCAAGTTTTCGAAGAAATGGGAGTTCGAAATGTGATATCTTGGACTTCCATAATCACAGGCTTTGCTAAACACGGACTTGCAAGACGAGCTCTGGATCTGTTCAAGCAAATGCTTGATTTTGGTGTGAAACCGAACGAGGTCACCTTCGTTGCTGTGTTGTCGGCTTGTAGTCATGCAGGTCTGGTGGACGAGGGGCGGAGGCATTTCGACTCAATGTTGAAAGAGCACGGGATAAGGCCGAGAATGGAGCACTACGCGTGCATGGTCGACGTATTAGGAAGATCAGGGTTTCTAAACGAAGCTATGGAGTTCATCGAATCAATGCCTTTCCCTCCCGACGCCCTAGTCTGGCGCACGCTGCTCGGTGCTTGCAGCGTCCATGGCGACACTGACCTTGGCAGGCGCGCTGCTGACATGATCATCGAGCAAGACCCAAGCGACCCCGCAGCGCACGTCCTGCTGTCGAACTTGTACGCCTCGGCTGGGCAATGGGAGGACGTGGCGAAGATCAGGAAAGGGATGAAGGAGAGGAATGTGGTGAAGGAAGCCGGGTGCAGCTGGATTGAGACTGCGAACAGCGTGCATAAGTTCTACGTTGGGGACACGAAGCACCCGGAGGCGAGGGAGATATATGGGGAACTGGAGAGGCTGGTGGTGGAGATAAAGGGGATGGGATATGTTCCGGATACCAGATTTGTGATGCATGAAGTGGAGGAGGGAGAGAAGGAGAGGTATTTGTTTCAGCATAGTGAGAAGATAGCTTTGGCGTATGGGCTTATAAGCACAGGCAAAGCTAAGCCGATTAGAATCTTTAAGAATCTTCGAGTGTGTGGAGACTGTCATGCTGCGATGAAGTATGCATCAGTGGCGACTGGGAGAGAGATTGTGGTGAGGGATTCGAATAGGTTTCATCACATCAAGGATGGGAGGTGTTCTTGTAATGATTATTGGTGAATGTGGTTTGTAATTGAGTACAAAATGAGAGTTTTTTTCACGTGACATAAGTTAAAATTAGTCCCTATAGCTTTTTTTGAAACAATAGAACTACATAGAGATTTCAATGTAATTGGctgtatatttttctttttagccaactgctacattggtttctcccttatttctcccttatttctccctaactcaacatttcatttttacatcattattttttatattatttaattttccctacaaatgtatttaataaatagactaataatgaacaattcatcgttgtattaatcattggaaaatataatacaacgagaaaaaaaaaaaaaactacaaataaaaaacgcaaataaacaaagatttaaaaaaaaaaaatctaagacGGAGGGGCCGGAGGGGCGTCGGGATCGAGCCCCAGCGTACTCTGCAGGTGTTGGATGCATTTCCAGAGGGCCGCCTTTTCTTCAGGGGTcccgccgccggtgaagtacaGCGTGTACATCTGGGTCAGATTGGCGACATTGCTCGAATAAGTGGCTTTTTCTAAGTCGATGACGGATTCCGACGCGACTTCCGACGTtgcgcccttccccttccgcctccccttcgccttcttcaCTCCCTCCGGGCgctcgtgcggaccatccccactcaagtcgatgtgggcCGCGCTCCCCTCGCTCTCCGAAACGCTAAGTCGCGAGCGCACCGATTTCCCGTGCAGCGCGTCGTGCATTcccgtccggaatttggggagatccttcagCTTATCGTAGATGTTCCAATACTTGAAGCCCTTCGTCGACAAGTACTGGCTACTATACATCCGGatggcctcatctcggaccatGTGCTCGTTCTGGCCACTCGTCATGTGAGTCATCAAGTTAGAATAAATACCGTTGAAGTGCCCGCAGTCCCTCATGAGGCGCTCCCAATGCCGACGGATCGCCTCGCTGCCATGGGTCCTTCATTGAGGCAGTCTTGTGGCTCCTGTACTTCGCGGCAATCCGCTCCCCGAATATGATCTCAGTCTGGTAGTTGCTGCGCTCCGCGTCCTGTGACGTGTCCGCCCTGCAGTCGGCTATCAGCTCGGACTCTTGCAGAGTGTAAGTAGTCCTTACCCGCTTCGGCCTCTCATCGGAACCCGTATCAGTCGCAGCCGACGACGCCGGCCGGCGCCTTCCCCCTCCCGCTCCTAGAAGGCGGCTCGGTGGGCGTTTCTTCCACCTCGAAGTCCTCCGCGCTCAGTGTCGCGGCCTGAGATTCTTGGTCGCCTGGGGTTGATCCGGGGGTGTCGAACTGGGGCCGATACACATCGTCGGCTGGAAAGGGCATTCTGCCGGCAGAGTTgaagtacggagaaagtctCCGCGCCGGAGGAGTCTGCAAAGGAGACGGACCCCCGTATGGAAGttggccgggaggagaacccatcgCCAACAACGACTGCATCCACTGCTCGTTTGCTTCATCCGTGTTGGGAATTTGTGAACTCGACTCTTTCCCCTTACCCTTATCCTTACCCGATCGGGaacttttcttccaaaagctcataattttgatgaaaattgaagattgggagaagagattgaaaatggagagaatgaagattgtgggtgatgaatggaggaagtggaggaaatatttataggggtggaatgtaaaatagccgttgggttcaaaaaaaaaaaaaaaaattttaattatcgccg
The genomic region above belongs to Salvia hispanica cultivar TCC Black 2014 chromosome 3, UniMelb_Shisp_WGS_1.0, whole genome shotgun sequence and contains:
- the LOC125213181 gene encoding pentatricopeptide repeat-containing protein At3g49170, chloroplastic-like: MISGYAHSGLNSEAIALFFEMVEFGERPNQFCFSAAIRACSNRECAWIGLVIFGFVVKSGYFESDVCVGCALIDLFGKGFGDLESAKKVFDEMPERNSVSWTLMITRFMQMGDSMDAIELFSDMLIEGYMPDRFTFSSVLSACSEVGSLDIGRQLHSWVVKTGLTSDVCVGCSLVDMYAKSTVNGSMDESRKVFDRMAEHNVMSWTAIITGYVQKGGCDVEAIELYSRMITEGRVKPNHFTFASLLKACGNLFNPRLGEQIHGQAIKSSLAEVNCVGNSLISMYAKMDMMEDARKAFEFLFEKNLVSFNALADGYARNLGSGEVFNQIGDEGVGADAFTFASLLSGAASIGAVGKGEQIHARLVKAGFATNLCVCNALISMYTRCGDIEAGFQVFEEMGVRNVISWTSIITGFAKHGLARRALDLFKQMLDFGVKPNEVTFVAVLSACSHAGLVDEGRRHFDSMLKEHGIRPRMEHYACMVDVLGRSGFLNEAMEFIESMPFPPDALVWRTLLGACSVHGDTDLGRRAADMIIEQDPSDPAAHVLLSNLYASAGQWEDVAKIRKGMKERNVVKEAGCSWIETANSVHKFYVGDTKHPEAREIYGELERLVVEIKGMGYVPDTRFVMHEVEEGEKERYLFQHSEKIALAYGLISTGKAKPIRIFKNLRVCGDCHAAMKYASVATGREIVVRDSNRFHHIKDGRCSCNDYW